The following coding sequences lie in one Mucilaginibacter sp. KACC 22773 genomic window:
- the ligD gene encoding DNA ligase D, translated as MSLETYAKKRDFTKTAEPKAGKSKDKNSLTFVIQKHDASRLHYDFRLEMGGVLKSWAVPKGPSTDPKTKRLAMMVEDHPYDYRNFEGIIPEGEYGGGTVIVWDEGTYEPIEKIKGKKEQEKQLLKELKSGSLKIKLHGKKLQGEFALVKTHGMGDNAWLLIKHDDDFATKKDITKEDKSVISGKTIEAMEKTGEKVWQNGHEENIEKPKKGASIKKVIEATEPKESVAEQEDIDITAILKKAPKAKMPTGIKPMLATLVDEPFDDPDWVYEVKWDGYRALAFVNQGEVELLSRNNKTFNQKFYPIYKLLQGWKINAVLDGEILVLNDKGISNFGNLQNWRSEADGELVYYVFDILWYDGKNLVNLPLSQRQAILKQVLPTNDDRVRTSKVFDASGIDFFKAAERMGLEGIIAKKANSTYASDTRSKEWLKIKVHKRQEVVIAGFTKNEDTSKQFSSLLLGVYEDKNLQYVGKVGTGFSDKVQKEMMVQFKPLITDKSPFDTIPDVNKPSRFRPNPPKAKATWLKPQLVCEVAFSEVTSDGVFRHPSFQGMRVDKKATDVVREVAEHTETAIEQAKKKHEDSHASAIQPPKEKGRKTLLNPTDETQVRKICGHDLKFTHLSKIYWPEDKVTKRDMFNYYYQVAEYILPYLKDRPMSLNRFPGGIHGPSFYQKDVKGKAPDWVKTFPYTNGEGEHKEYLVGTDEASLLWMASLGCIEMNPWFSRIQSPDNPDYCVIDLDPDKNTFDQVIAAALEVKKTLDAIDVPSYCKTSGSTGMHIYIPTDARYSYDQTQLFARIIVNIVHKQIPDYTTVERMVAKRDGKMYLDFLQNRPGATIAGPYSLRPKIGATVSMPLHWDEVKPGLTMKHFTIFNSIDRLKVEGDLFKGVLGKAIDLEKTMEKAKSVFG; from the coding sequence ATGAGCCTGGAAACATATGCCAAAAAGCGCGACTTTACCAAAACAGCCGAACCAAAAGCCGGTAAAAGCAAGGATAAAAACAGCCTGACTTTTGTGATACAAAAGCACGATGCTTCACGGCTGCATTACGATTTCAGGCTGGAGATGGGTGGCGTGCTCAAAAGCTGGGCGGTGCCCAAAGGGCCGTCAACCGATCCAAAAACCAAAAGGCTGGCTATGATGGTGGAGGATCATCCTTATGATTACCGCAACTTTGAGGGCATCATCCCCGAAGGCGAATATGGTGGAGGTACTGTGATTGTTTGGGACGAAGGCACATATGAACCCATCGAAAAAATTAAAGGCAAAAAAGAGCAGGAAAAGCAGCTGTTAAAAGAACTTAAATCCGGATCATTAAAAATAAAGCTCCATGGCAAAAAACTACAGGGCGAGTTTGCCCTGGTAAAAACCCATGGCATGGGCGATAATGCCTGGCTGCTGATAAAGCACGATGACGATTTTGCAACAAAAAAAGATATTACTAAAGAGGACAAGTCGGTAATATCGGGCAAAACCATCGAGGCCATGGAAAAAACCGGTGAAAAGGTTTGGCAGAACGGGCATGAAGAAAATATTGAAAAGCCGAAGAAGGGCGCATCAATAAAAAAAGTGATTGAAGCAACCGAGCCCAAAGAAAGCGTGGCTGAACAGGAAGATATTGACATTACCGCGATATTAAAAAAAGCCCCCAAAGCTAAAATGCCAACCGGGATAAAACCTATGCTGGCCACTTTGGTTGATGAACCTTTTGACGACCCTGATTGGGTTTACGAGGTAAAATGGGATGGTTACCGCGCACTTGCTTTCGTGAACCAGGGAGAGGTGGAGCTATTATCCCGCAACAATAAAACGTTTAACCAAAAGTTTTACCCTATCTACAAACTGCTACAGGGTTGGAAGATTAACGCCGTGTTGGATGGCGAGATCCTGGTTTTGAATGATAAAGGCATCTCCAACTTCGGCAACCTGCAAAACTGGCGCAGCGAAGCCGATGGCGAACTGGTTTATTATGTTTTTGATATTTTATGGTACGATGGCAAAAACCTGGTGAATTTGCCTTTATCGCAACGGCAAGCCATACTCAAACAGGTTTTACCAACCAACGATGACCGCGTGCGCACCAGTAAAGTGTTTGACGCCAGCGGCATTGATTTTTTTAAGGCGGCCGAGCGGATGGGCTTAGAAGGCATTATCGCAAAAAAAGCCAATAGCACCTACGCTTCAGATACGCGCTCAAAGGAATGGCTGAAGATTAAAGTACACAAACGGCAGGAAGTAGTAATAGCCGGCTTTACCAAAAACGAGGATACGTCTAAACAGTTCAGTTCATTGCTGCTGGGTGTTTATGAAGATAAAAACCTGCAATATGTAGGTAAAGTGGGAACAGGTTTTTCGGATAAAGTACAAAAGGAAATGATGGTACAATTTAAGCCTTTAATAACTGACAAAAGTCCTTTTGATACTATTCCCGACGTAAACAAGCCATCGCGTTTCAGGCCAAATCCACCCAAAGCCAAGGCAACCTGGCTAAAGCCCCAACTGGTTTGCGAAGTAGCTTTTAGCGAAGTTACCAGCGACGGCGTGTTCCGTCACCCGTCATTCCAGGGTATGCGCGTTGATAAAAAGGCAACAGATGTAGTGCGTGAGGTTGCAGAACATACTGAGACAGCGATTGAACAAGCGAAAAAAAAACATGAAGATAGCCATGCATCGGCCATACAACCTCCAAAAGAGAAAGGAAGAAAAACCTTGCTAAACCCAACCGACGAAACCCAGGTGCGCAAAATTTGCGGCCATGATTTGAAGTTTACCCACCTGAGTAAAATTTACTGGCCCGAGGATAAGGTAACCAAGCGAGATATGTTTAACTACTATTACCAGGTAGCCGAGTACATTTTGCCTTACCTGAAAGATCGCCCCATGTCGCTTAACCGGTTTCCCGGCGGTATTCACGGCCCAAGTTTTTACCAAAAAGATGTAAAAGGCAAAGCGCCCGATTGGGTAAAAACATTTCCGTATACCAACGGTGAAGGCGAACACAAAGAATATTTGGTGGGCACCGATGAGGCAAGTCTATTATGGATGGCATCATTAGGCTGCATCGAGATGAACCCCTGGTTCAGTCGTATCCAATCGCCGGATAACCCGGACTATTGCGTGATAGACCTTGACCCCGACAAAAACACGTTCGACCAGGTAATCGCCGCAGCGCTGGAGGTAAAAAAAACATTGGATGCCATTGATGTTCCCTCCTACTGCAAAACTTCCGGCTCAACCGGCATGCATATATATATCCCAACCGATGCCAGGTATAGTTATGATCAAACCCAGCTGTTTGCACGTATTATAGTAAACATTGTTCACAAACAAATTCCCGATTACACTACCGTGGAACGGATGGTGGCAAAGCGTGATGGAAAAATGTACCTTGACTTTTTACAAAACCGCCCCGGCGCTACCATAGCCGGGCCCTACTCGCTCCGCCCCAAAATTGGCGCCACCGTATCTATGCCCCTTCACTGGGATGAAGTAAAACCTGGCCTTACTATGAAACATTTTACCATATTCAATTCAATAGACAGGCTGAAGGTTGAAGGCGATTTATTTAAGGGAGTATTGGGCAAGGCGATTGACTTGGAGAAGACAATGGAAAAAGCGAAATCAGTTTTCGGTTAG
- a CDS encoding sensor histidine kinase — MLNTRFFFNSLPVKYRSLYKDFYTYQNLIAVRAASIIFLLLNIIIRVLYVVFPASLTKAQNFPEFNTSNWVFLIITPFFLIAANLLILEYKRQKKSTQLMAFTVFLFSLYIITCGMYSSFIATSDPSNSLTLYLIALCLISATVVFEYYESIILIIGVELFFTALLLYSQTSPTQMVYNQLISVVLLSAFYLTSRYFFTYKANSYQQVLQISEKNELIEGANVFKNQVLGMVAHDLRNPIASVESIAMMMELDEVTEDTQDNLNMIKESCAKARSIIDDLLDAARNENGRPIETERTELNQLLKTAVDSWRTQGRLNVDVIFISSVNPAYALINKERFSRVIDNLVSNAVKFSKDNSRVDVRLSQVNKDVIIEVQDYGMGIPEAMLPEIFNRFTKAGRTGVRGEKSTGLGLSIVRQIVESHKGTIHVESTEGKGSVFVVKLPVS; from the coding sequence ATGTTGAATACGCGCTTTTTTTTCAATAGCCTGCCTGTTAAGTACAGATCATTGTACAAAGATTTTTACACGTACCAGAATTTGATTGCTGTACGGGCAGCCAGTATCATATTTTTATTGTTGAATATCATTATAAGGGTGCTGTATGTTGTTTTCCCGGCAAGCCTTACCAAAGCGCAAAACTTTCCCGAATTTAACACAAGCAACTGGGTGTTCCTGATAATAACCCCGTTTTTCCTGATAGCTGCCAACCTGCTGATACTGGAATATAAAAGGCAAAAAAAAAGCACCCAGCTTATGGCGTTTACGGTATTTTTATTTTCGTTGTACATTATTACCTGTGGCATGTATTCCAGCTTTATAGCCACGTCCGATCCAAGCAATTCGCTTACACTTTACCTGATAGCTTTATGCCTCATAAGCGCGACCGTAGTATTTGAGTATTACGAATCGATTATCCTTATTATAGGCGTAGAGTTGTTTTTTACTGCTTTGTTGCTTTATAGCCAAACATCGCCCACGCAAATGGTTTATAATCAGTTAATTTCAGTGGTGTTGTTGTCTGCTTTTTATTTAACCTCCCGGTACTTTTTTACTTACAAAGCCAATAGTTACCAGCAGGTTTTACAAATAAGTGAAAAAAATGAACTGATAGAAGGGGCCAATGTATTTAAAAACCAGGTGCTGGGTATGGTAGCTCATGATTTGCGCAACCCTATTGCCTCGGTTGAATCGATAGCGATGATGATGGAACTTGATGAGGTGACCGAGGATACGCAGGATAATTTAAATATGATTAAGGAGTCGTGCGCCAAAGCCCGGTCGATCATTGACGACCTGCTGGATGCCGCCCGCAATGAAAACGGGAGACCTATTGAAACCGAAAGAACAGAATTAAATCAGTTGCTTAAAACCGCCGTAGATTCCTGGCGGACCCAGGGCAGACTGAACGTTGATGTTATTTTTATCAGCAGTGTAAACCCCGCTTATGCACTGATTAATAAAGAAAGGTTTTCCCGCGTGATTGACAACCTGGTGAGTAATGCCGTGAAATTTTCAAAGGATAACAGCCGTGTTGACGTGCGGTTAAGCCAGGTTAATAAGGATGTGATTATTGAGGTTCAGGATTATGGCATGGGGATTCCTGAGGCTATGCTGCCCGAAATATTCAACCGCTTTACCAAGGCCGGCCGCACCGGCGTGCGTGGCGAAAAATCAACAGGTTTGGGGCTCAGTATTGTACGCCAGATAGTTGAAAGCCATAAGGGTACTATCCACGTGGAAAGTACAGAAGGCAAAGGCTCTGTTTTTGTAGTGAAATTGCCGGTTAGTTAG